In Legionella spiritensis, the following proteins share a genomic window:
- a CDS encoding bifunctional ADP-dependent NAD(P)H-hydrate dehydratase/NAD(P)H-hydrate epimerase translates to MITPNSPLFTSRHIRACEQHAIQTMGISADELMARAGLAVFTTIRDVFPSVHSLAVFCGSGNNAGDGYVLARLAHENGYDVTIHQYKKIEDLPDPARHAALEAVSAGVVCQCLDDPLDSDTDLIIDALLGIGLQGMVKEPLLAAINQINDSGLPVLSIDIPSGLDSDTGRMMGACVRASVTITFIGKKLGMFTLDGPDHCGELIADDLQLQAYLTSLIPAARILDNSLPGDLLKKRPRNSHKGMFGHVLAIGGGFGMPGAIYLAAAAALRVGAGLVTIATRPEHEGFMLANLPEAMVSGIDDVAELLPLLAKATVCLIGPGLGEDEWAVNLFKLVMASQLPMVIDASALHILADNPQHDDNWILTPHPGEAAGLLNCTTAEIQQDRLLATTTLQQQFGGNIVLKGAGSLVQTDKSESYLCAAGNPGMSSPGMGDVLSGVIAGLIAQKLSLSDAARLGVLIHARAADLAALRDGERGLLASDVMPFLRRLANNDDI, encoded by the coding sequence ATGATAACGCCCAATAGTCCTCTCTTTACCAGTCGACACATTCGTGCCTGTGAGCAACACGCGATCCAAACTATGGGGATTTCAGCCGATGAATTGATGGCGCGAGCCGGATTGGCTGTGTTCACGACCATTCGGGATGTTTTTCCATCCGTCCATTCCCTGGCTGTCTTTTGCGGGAGTGGTAATAATGCCGGTGATGGTTACGTTCTGGCCAGATTGGCTCATGAGAATGGTTATGATGTTACTATTCATCAATACAAAAAAATAGAGGATTTGCCCGATCCTGCTCGCCATGCCGCCTTGGAGGCTGTTTCCGCAGGCGTGGTATGCCAGTGTCTTGATGATCCGTTAGACAGCGATACGGATTTGATTATTGACGCGTTGTTGGGTATAGGTTTGCAAGGCATGGTTAAAGAGCCTCTTCTTGCCGCAATTAATCAAATTAATGACAGTGGGCTTCCTGTTTTATCTATAGATATTCCCTCCGGACTCGACAGTGACACAGGCCGTATGATGGGTGCCTGTGTCCGCGCGTCCGTTACCATCACGTTTATCGGTAAAAAATTGGGCATGTTTACTCTGGATGGGCCGGATCATTGTGGCGAATTGATCGCCGACGATCTGCAATTGCAAGCCTACCTGACGTCGCTTATCCCGGCTGCACGAATACTGGATAATTCACTCCCCGGTGATTTGTTAAAAAAACGGCCTCGTAACTCTCATAAAGGAATGTTCGGGCATGTTTTGGCTATAGGCGGAGGTTTTGGCATGCCGGGCGCCATCTATCTTGCCGCCGCCGCGGCGTTGCGCGTGGGGGCGGGTCTGGTGACCATTGCCACACGACCCGAACATGAAGGGTTTATGCTGGCTAATTTACCGGAAGCCATGGTTTCCGGTATCGATGATGTCGCTGAGCTGTTGCCCCTGCTTGCCAAAGCGACAGTATGTCTTATTGGCCCCGGATTGGGAGAGGATGAATGGGCGGTCAATTTGTTTAAACTGGTCATGGCCTCGCAGTTACCAATGGTTATAGACGCTTCAGCGCTTCATATTCTTGCGGATAATCCGCAGCATGATGATAACTGGATATTAACACCTCATCCAGGTGAGGCGGCCGGATTATTGAATTGCACTACTGCGGAAATTCAACAAGATCGTTTGCTTGCCACCACAACCTTGCAGCAGCAATTTGGTGGTAATATTGTTCTCAAAGGGGCAGGCTCGCTGGTGCAAACCGACAAATCGGAATCTTATCTTTGTGCGGCAGGTAATCCCGGTATGTCCAGTCCGGGTATGGGAGATGTATTAAGTGGCGTGATAGCCGGTTTGATCGCTCAGAAGCTTTCTTTGAGTGACGCGGCGAGATTAGGGGTGCTGATTCACGCCAGAGCCGCTGATTTGGCTGCGTTAAGGGACGGGGAACGGGGATTACTGGCAAGCGATGTAATGCCATTTTTACGTCGGTTGGCGAATAATGATGACATTTAG
- a CDS encoding ClpXP protease specificity-enhancing factor: protein MGMSSNKPYLIRAIYDWIVDNNLTPYILVDAEYPGVQVPEAHVNGGKIILNISPQACRGLHLENDRIIFTARFSGQTVQIVVVPAAVIAIYARENGRGMEFGVEYDEAKSPDLTSEPSKMKAKSKPSLTLVKKD from the coding sequence ATGGGGATGAGTTCTAATAAGCCTTATTTGATTCGTGCCATCTATGACTGGATTGTGGATAATAATCTGACGCCATATATCTTGGTCGATGCGGAATATCCGGGGGTGCAGGTACCGGAAGCCCATGTGAATGGGGGAAAAATTATTTTAAATATTTCACCCCAAGCCTGCCGTGGATTGCACCTTGAAAACGACAGGATTATCTTCACGGCACGCTTTTCCGGACAAACGGTCCAGATTGTTGTGGTACCTGCTGCCGTCATTGCAATTTATGCCAGGGAAAATGGCCGGGGAATGGAGTTCGGTGTTGAGTATGATGAGGCAAAGTCGCCCGATCTAACCTCTGAACCATCGAAAATGAAAGCAAAAAGCAAACCGTCGCTAACCCTGGTAAAGAAGGATTGA
- the sspA gene encoding stringent starvation protein SspA translates to MAIVAKRTIMSLYSDNDDIYSHQVRIVLAEKGVNAEILLAKQNEPGADLLAVNPYGTVPTLLDRELVLYQARIIMEYLDERFPHPPLLPVYPVARAEARKMMHRIEQDWYRLMHRINAGNEVQQAREELLESLVSLEPIFADKQYFLSDEFSLLDCTLAPLLWRLPQMNIDLPANAKGIHDYINRVFKRDSFQASLTEAERQLRVA, encoded by the coding sequence ATGGCTATTGTGGCAAAGCGTACCATTATGTCTTTGTATTCTGATAATGATGATATTTACAGTCATCAGGTTCGTATTGTATTGGCAGAAAAAGGAGTTAATGCTGAAATTCTCCTGGCGAAACAAAATGAGCCGGGTGCGGATTTACTGGCGGTAAATCCTTATGGGACGGTGCCCACCCTTCTCGATCGTGAGTTGGTTCTTTATCAGGCCAGAATTATTATGGAATACCTGGACGAGCGCTTTCCTCATCCGCCGCTTCTTCCGGTATATCCCGTTGCCCGTGCCGAGGCGAGAAAAATGATGCATCGCATTGAGCAAGACTGGTATCGCCTGATGCACCGAATTAATGCCGGAAATGAAGTGCAGCAAGCCCGGGAAGAATTGCTGGAAAGCCTCGTCAGTCTTGAGCCGATCTTTGCCGATAAGCAGTATTTCCTCAGTGATGAATTTTCTCTGCTGGATTGTACGCTTGCTCCCTTGTTATGGCGCCTTCCCCAAATGAATATTGATCTACCCGCCAACGCCAAGGGAATACACGATTACATAAACCGCGTTTTTAAAAGGGATTCCTTTCAAGCAAGTCTGACGGAAGCCGAGAGACAATTAAGGGTGGCCTGA